The Sneathiella sp. P13V-1 genome includes a window with the following:
- the htpG gene encoding molecular chaperone HtpG, with the protein MAEKTHEFQAEVAKLLHIVAHSLYSETEIFLRELVSNASDACDRLRYAALTQPELTEGDSDYKVVLTVDNGAKTLTISDNGIGMSEQDMVDNLGTIARSGTSNFVDQLTGDAAKDVSVIGQFGVGFYSSFMVADKVEVISRKAGENAAYKWQSDGMGAYTISDADRDQRGTTIILHMKKDAEEYLDPVRIRHVVRTYADHIALPVVLKATEEDKEDEVLNTASALWTRPKSEITEDQYKEFYHHTGQAYDSPWMTLHSKVEGTLEYTMLVFIPESQPFDLFSPERKSQLKLYVKRVFITDECDELVPPYLRFLKGVVDSEDLPLNVSREMLQNNPVLRKIRSGLVKKVIGELEKRAKKDSEGFHKFWDAFGAVLKEGIYEDAENGDRLLKLSVFKSTHGENYSTLEDYMGRMKEGQDTIYYITGDDMDALRKSPQLEGFKAKGVEVLLLADPVDSFWLSRISEFEGKALKSVTRGTAELDKLDGDEGDGKKDDKDDAEGNLDLLVAAFKQALEGRVKDVRISKRLTESPVCLVADDGDMDIHLERVLKAHKQLGGMESQRILEVNPGHPLMQKLQAKAELGGASDTLSEAALLLLDQAFIVEGEAINDPVEFSRRMANFMAQGLG; encoded by the coding sequence ATGGCAGAAAAAACTCATGAATTTCAGGCGGAAGTCGCCAAGCTACTTCATATCGTTGCCCATTCACTTTACAGCGAAACTGAGATTTTCCTGAGAGAACTGGTCTCTAATGCATCGGATGCCTGTGACCGTCTCAGATATGCTGCGCTAACACAGCCGGAGCTTACCGAAGGAGATAGTGACTACAAAGTAGTGCTGACCGTGGATAACGGTGCAAAAACACTCACCATTTCTGATAATGGTATTGGCATGTCCGAACAGGATATGGTGGATAACCTAGGGACCATCGCCCGTTCAGGGACATCGAACTTTGTGGATCAGCTGACAGGCGATGCGGCGAAGGATGTGAGCGTCATCGGTCAGTTCGGTGTTGGCTTCTATTCGTCATTTATGGTCGCGGATAAAGTTGAGGTTATCAGCCGGAAAGCCGGTGAAAATGCTGCCTACAAATGGCAATCCGATGGCATGGGTGCCTATACCATTTCGGACGCAGATCGGGATCAACGTGGCACTACCATTATTCTTCATATGAAGAAGGACGCTGAAGAATATCTGGACCCTGTGCGGATCCGGCATGTTGTTCGAACCTATGCAGATCATATTGCCCTGCCAGTGGTCTTAAAAGCCACGGAAGAAGACAAGGAAGATGAGGTTTTAAACACAGCCAGTGCGCTTTGGACCCGGCCAAAGTCTGAAATCACAGAAGACCAGTATAAAGAGTTCTACCATCACACAGGTCAGGCATATGATAGCCCCTGGATGACATTGCATAGTAAGGTTGAAGGTACGCTTGAATATACCATGCTGGTATTCATTCCAGAAAGTCAGCCATTTGACCTGTTCAGCCCTGAGCGCAAATCTCAGCTGAAACTCTATGTGAAGCGTGTCTTTATCACAGATGAATGTGACGAGCTGGTGCCGCCATATTTGCGTTTCCTGAAAGGTGTTGTGGATTCGGAAGATCTACCGCTCAATGTCAGCCGTGAAATGCTGCAGAATAATCCGGTTCTTCGTAAAATCCGATCCGGTTTGGTGAAGAAGGTTATTGGAGAACTTGAAAAGCGGGCCAAGAAGGACAGTGAAGGCTTCCACAAATTCTGGGATGCGTTCGGGGCTGTCTTAAAAGAAGGAATTTATGAGGACGCCGAAAATGGCGATCGCCTTCTAAAATTATCCGTCTTTAAAAGTACCCATGGGGAAAATTACTCTACCCTTGAAGACTATATGGGCCGAATGAAAGAAGGTCAGGATACAATCTATTATATCACCGGTGATGATATGGATGCCCTTCGCAAAAGCCCGCAGCTTGAGGGCTTTAAAGCCAAGGGTGTGGAAGTGCTTCTTCTTGCGGACCCTGTAGACAGCTTCTGGCTGTCGCGGATCTCAGAATTTGAAGGGAAGGCCCTGAAATCAGTGACCCGTGGTACAGCTGAATTGGACAAGCTGGACGGTGATGAAGGCGACGGTAAAAAGGATGACAAAGACGATGCAGAAGGTAATCTGGATCTTCTGGTTGCTGCATTTAAGCAGGCGCTTGAGGGGCGTGTTAAAGATGTGCGTATCTCAAAGCGCCTGACAGAAAGTCCGGTTTGTCTGGTTGCGGATGATGGAGATATGGACATCCATCTGGAGCGCGTCCTGAAAGCCCACAAACAGCTTGGCGGTATGGAATCGCAGCGGATTTTGGAAGTCAATCCTGGTCACCCTCTTATGCAAAAACTGCAAGCTAAAGCGGAGCTTGGCGGGGCCTCGGATACGCTAAGTGAGGCAGCGCTTTTGTTGTTGGATCAGGCTTTCATCGTTGAAGGTGAGGCAATCAATGATCCTGTTGAGTTTTCCAGACGAATGGCGAACTTCATGGCGCAAGGTCTTGGATAA